The following coding sequences are from one Paenibacillus tundrae window:
- a CDS encoding DUF5345 family protein: MNRSDEQAQREMLERLNQQMKVLDEAYEPVNIPSLASLEAQAKDRRQSRRRADRLEMFLFWLVGIMLLTLGALLIRSSPAVYLGIQVVSVVAAIAVTLMLVSKRGKETTHE; encoded by the coding sequence ATGAATAGATCGGATGAGCAGGCCCAGCGGGAAATGCTAGAACGATTGAATCAACAGATGAAGGTGCTGGACGAAGCATATGAACCTGTGAATATTCCTTCATTAGCGTCACTTGAAGCCCAGGCCAAGGATCGAAGACAAAGTAGGCGTCGAGCAGATCGGTTGGAAATGTTCTTGTTCTGGTTGGTGGGCATTATGCTTCTCACGTTAGGTGCATTATTAATCCGTTCTTCTCCTGCAGTTTATTTGGGTATTCAGGTAGTTAGTGTGGTTGCGGCTATTGCTGTAACTTTGATGTTGGTGAGTAAACGCGGAAAGGAGACTACACATGAATAA